One Polynucleobacter sp. MG-5-Ahmo-C2 genomic window carries:
- the tatC gene encoding twin-arginine translocase subunit TatC — MSENNSTEDSGLQESFLSHLFELRDRVIKSAIAIIVVFVCLVYWAPDIFHLFSQPLLDSLPVGGKMIVTDVTGSFFVPMKVTMLVAFIIALPVVMYQLWAFIAPGLYMHERKLVIPLVVSSYSLFIFGMAFAYFLVFPTVFNFMASYNAPLGAEMSTDIDKYLSFAMNTFLAFGITFEVPVVVVVLVRMGMVPLAKLKEIRPYVIVGAFVISAVVTPPDVLSQLLLAVPMTLLYELGLLVARFYVPKPADDGASKEDQASSASA; from the coding sequence ATGTCAGAAAATAATTCCACTGAAGATTCAGGTTTGCAAGAATCTTTTCTTTCGCATTTATTTGAGTTGCGTGATCGTGTCATCAAATCTGCTATAGCAATTATTGTTGTGTTTGTTTGCCTGGTGTATTGGGCGCCAGATATTTTCCATTTGTTTTCACAGCCACTGCTAGATTCATTACCGGTGGGCGGCAAGATGATCGTGACGGATGTCACGGGATCTTTCTTTGTGCCCATGAAGGTCACTATGCTCGTTGCCTTCATCATTGCATTGCCAGTAGTCATGTATCAGTTGTGGGCCTTTATTGCGCCAGGCTTGTACATGCATGAGCGCAAATTGGTAATTCCATTGGTTGTAAGTAGCTATAGCTTATTTATCTTCGGCATGGCATTTGCCTATTTTTTGGTATTTCCGACCGTGTTTAATTTCATGGCCAGCTATAACGCACCGCTGGGTGCAGAGATGTCCACTGATATCGATAAATATCTCAGCTTTGCTATGAATACCTTTTTGGCCTTTGGTATTACTTTTGAAGTGCCTGTAGTGGTAGTTGTCTTAGTGCGCATGGGCATGGTGCCTTTGGCCAAGTTGAAAGAGATCCGTCCCTATGTGATTGTGGGCGCCTTTGTGATCTCTGCAGTCGTTACGCCACCCGACGTACTCTCACAACTGCTGCTGGCTGTTCCGATGACCTTACTTTATGAGTTAGGCCTATTGGTTGCGCGCTTTTATGTGCCCAAGCCTGCCGATGATGGGGCTAGCAAAGAAGATCAAGCCAGCTCAGCATCGGCTTGA
- a CDS encoding tetratricopeptide repeat protein, which produces MASREFLKILSSARLGDVLAQQKLAEAYMTGAFKTPIQPGNALIWLEKSYFSIKNQALDDQHSITYEISELFTQVANIPLAETFNSPAFGFGWASFWQLAEKTAQDKSSLAAKWQLANLLINPTYQETQSQLVDWINKSTTVPALEQIINLDFADLQKLARDYLQELSEIDSPFTVSAKELLIKLQPKNEVLSSLWNAWLDKQDEEALLQAAEHGLTIAKLTLGLRLAQLDGSDTKSNASLKKAAHWLELAAKDGDRDAWYVLGEIYRRPQFSGYNAAESDRCFDRAADLGHAEAQLRKGANLWRKREKSEEKVRGLQASYWVWQAHQQGVAEAKELLSKILESCPNIKSNEWFELAQYAEHAINHHAEHKLDEDWLLLCHRIVIANQFNFSKAELLLCDVGQLQHEHCVVVDIRWELPKILPRLIQIETIQQRRALLAAGKAFAGSDLEIEGNLRQRRYHFDRVTNWLIATFSKGSKNQADAELA; this is translated from the coding sequence ATGGCAAGTCGCGAATTCCTAAAAATCCTCAGTTCTGCCCGCTTAGGTGATGTATTGGCGCAACAAAAATTAGCGGAAGCCTACATGACTGGGGCATTTAAAACCCCCATTCAACCCGGCAATGCACTGATTTGGCTAGAAAAATCTTATTTTTCTATTAAAAATCAAGCACTTGATGACCAACACTCAATAACTTACGAAATTTCTGAACTTTTCACACAAGTGGCCAATATTCCATTGGCAGAGACGTTTAATAGCCCTGCCTTTGGATTCGGCTGGGCTTCATTTTGGCAATTGGCAGAAAAAACTGCTCAAGATAAATCCAGCCTTGCGGCGAAGTGGCAGCTAGCCAATCTTTTAATAAATCCAACTTACCAAGAAACTCAATCACAGTTGGTTGACTGGATAAACAAATCAACGACAGTCCCTGCACTTGAACAGATCATTAATCTAGATTTCGCAGACCTGCAAAAATTGGCTCGGGACTACCTACAAGAACTTTCTGAAATAGATTCTCCATTCACAGTCTCTGCAAAAGAACTGCTGATTAAATTACAACCAAAAAATGAAGTGCTATCTTCTTTATGGAATGCGTGGCTCGACAAGCAAGATGAAGAAGCTTTACTGCAAGCTGCCGAGCACGGGTTGACCATTGCAAAACTGACATTAGGTCTGCGCCTTGCACAACTAGATGGCAGCGATACTAAGTCAAATGCCTCTCTTAAGAAAGCGGCGCACTGGTTGGAGCTCGCAGCTAAAGATGGTGATCGCGATGCTTGGTATGTACTTGGTGAAATTTATCGCCGTCCACAATTTTCTGGCTACAACGCCGCAGAAAGTGATCGCTGCTTTGATCGTGCTGCCGATCTTGGTCACGCAGAAGCCCAGTTGCGGAAAGGCGCCAATCTTTGGCGCAAACGTGAAAAGTCCGAAGAAAAAGTGCGCGGCTTGCAAGCGTCGTATTGGGTATGGCAGGCACACCAACAAGGCGTAGCAGAAGCAAAAGAATTACTCAGCAAAATTTTAGAGAGCTGCCCCAATATCAAATCCAATGAGTGGTTTGAACTGGCGCAATATGCTGAACACGCTATCAACCATCATGCTGAACATAAATTGGATGAAGATTGGCTGCTCTTATGCCACCGCATCGTCATCGCCAATCAATTTAATTTCAGCAAAGCAGAATTGCTACTCTGCGACGTAGGTCAGCTGCAACATGAGCACTGTGTAGTGGTTGATATTCGCTGGGAACTCCCAAAGATCTTGCCGCGACTCATTCAGATTGAAACAATTCAGCAGCGTCGCGCCTTATTAGCAGCAGGTAAAGCATTTGCTGGTTCTGATTTAGAGATAGAAGGTAACTTACGCCAAAGACGTTACCATTTTGATCGCGTTACCAATTGGCTAATAGCTACTTTTTCTAAGGGCTCTAAAAATCAAGCCGATGCTGAGCTGGCTTGA